TCGTTGTCAATGTTCTGAACAGTTATAAGTTGTGCTGCTTCATAGTGGCCAATTGCTATCAGCATTCAGGTACTTCCTCTGTGAGCAGGCAGCTCTGGATCTTTTTAAGAATCCTTTATTGCCTCTTGCTATTACACCTTCCTTAACTCTACAAGAACGATAAAATCAGGAGCAACAAGACTGTGGTTAAGATCACTTAAGGAGGGCAGGAGACAGGTAAAAGTTCTGGAGGTGAGATGGTGGGAGAGTATCCTGTTAGAGGGAGAAAAATATTATTGCACATCTTGGGTAggaagagtttttttttcttgcttttaaatcCAGTACTGATTGGGAGGCTCAAAAGGAAAGGCTTGCTGAGAAGTTTTGGTACTGTGCCCTAAAGTAGAATATTGAACACTGAACAGTTGCCAAGATCATGTTATGCTTCTCCACATCCCTTCCTATGGTCTCTTTCTTGCTATTCCAAAGAATTATTCAACACTaatgtctgtgtttttttttttgttctgtttgtttcctctttaCACAGTTGATGTTGTCTGCTCATCACTCCCAGATCTGTATGTGGAAAAGGTGTTGGAGTTCCTGGCCTCTGCCTTTGAGATATCTCATCATTTAGAGTTCTACCTTATTTGGGCTCATAAGTTGCTCATGCTGCATGGACAGAAATTAAAAACCAGGTGAGCTGCTGTGAAAGtgaaaaaaccaaaaagcattttaaagctCCTTTCAGTTTAGGACTGAACTGGTAGATGCATATGTAGGAATTGAAACGACTTGATTTTTACAGCTTCTTTACTATCAAGTGTGTATGAGAACTGGGTTGCATAGCAGCATTTATAGggaataaaagcatttttcaaataCTGCAGGTAAAACTTTCCATAGCGTGCTTAGTCTATAAATGCATAAAGGTTTCAAAAGCTACTAggattttggggttttttgtttttaatgatggTGTACTTTGTGTACAGATAAAGGATAACAATCTTGTATTGGCTGCACTTCATAGAGTTACCTTGTGATTACAGCGTGCACTGTTGGCTTCTTAGCAAGTGCGCTGACTTCTTACCAAGTTCTTCACAGGGCAAGCCTGCATAGTTTTGAATTGTCTTCTCTTACTATAAGTGAAATATATAGAGAAAAGGCTTCTCTTAGTATTTGTTGTTTGGAAAGTAAGTTAGTACTTGAAAGAAATTGTTGTCATTACTGCAAGGAGAATTTAATTCTTCATGCCATGGCTTGAcattaataaaatgtttggCAGTAGGTTATTTGTATCGAATATAATCATTTTGGGCACAATCAAAAGCAACATGCTTTTAATGTTAAGTTAGACAATGACGTGTATGTTTGTTAAACTTTTGAGAATATagggaagttctttatttttacatataaatacaaattacaGCTCAAGTTGTATATTTTCTCCGTTTAAGGTCACAGAAGCTGCTCCCCATGATTCAGTTTCTTCAGAAGAGCATCCAGCGTCACTTTGAAGATGTTTCCAAGCTGTACGTATTGCtatattttaaagtttaaatcAAACCCCTTCACTGCAGTGTAGAGTAATTTCAATGATCATAGTGTAGCATTAGACGTTTCAAGACCTTCTTCTTTAAGAGGTGTTCACGCTTTAGGAGAAAAGACGTGATCTTGTTTCTAACATGTTCTTATTTTTACAGCTGTGAATGGAATATCTACAATATCAAATATGCATTGGCCATTTCACAGCAGCGGGGCATGAAGCGTGTGGCTGAAACATCAGTAGATGAAGAAGACTTGGAGTCTGACAGTGATTATCTTATGCAAGAAGTTCATAATGACAATTTCAGTTCCTAGTTATTCTTCATGGGAGAAAACCTAAGGCAACGTAAATTTATGCAGTGGTATTCACTGGGACTGAGTGGCCCTCATAGTGGCATAATTTAGCTCTTTTTAACAGCATGGAGTGGACTTGCATGTGGGTTACAAAAGTGGGAGATGTTTAGGATAGACAGTGCCATCTGTGCTTTGTGTAGCCTCTGTCCGTAACACCACTGACTTACTGCTTGACAGCGCTGATTTCTTagcttttttattgttttcaattTCAGGTAAgataaaaacatgtttttatcTGTGAAGTTAGAAGTGTGATTGGAAGAAAtgcattctttattaaaaacacattGTGTATAGATTAAATATTGGGAATTAATTTTAATGTGGACTTGTCATACTTTGTGATGgactcttctgtttttatgtcATTCTTAGTGGGAGGGCTGCTTATTGCTCtcaatttgttttgttgttgttataacACATGCATATTATTGGAGCACTGTTAGGAATAGGAGGACCTGGTTTTCTTGGTTATGTAACTTCCATacattttcattgtttattAACATGAAAATTGGAAACTTCTGGTTTCCTTGCGTATGGGAATTGGCTAATAATGACATTGAGGTTCTGAATGCAAAGAACTATATccatgtttctgttgttttcaagCCGTATGTTGAAAGGGCTTTGATTTAAAGTGCTGCAAATAATAACAATGAGCCAggactgatttttgttttcagtctatTCTGTTCTTCTGGATTAATTTTCTGGTCTCTTTCTACTCTTGGAAAAGAGGTGTGAATATAGAAAACtattgcagagaaaaataagtctAAAATATACACCAGGCATGTGTAGTAGTCAGTTCTAAGATTGCAATATGTAACATTAATATGCACTTGCTACTTAAATGAAGCTTAccaaatgttttgatttttttttttaattacttctttctgtctttgtagTAAAATGTTCAGGTTTTTTTTAGACCCATAGCTCTAATTACGTCGGGACTGTCATGGCACTGGCTTTGTGTAGTGTAGAAGAGGAGTTTGCTGTTCATTGAGCAGGCCAGCTTTATCCCTAAATTTTTAATAATCTTTTGCGTTGGCGTTGTTATGTTTGTAATACACAAACCTGGAGAAGATCTGGCCTTTCAGAACAACTTAGAGATGTGGCTTGGGGTATGCTCTTCATGTTCTTTACAAAATGCAAGAGCCTTGAGAGGAAGCGGGAGAGGTGGGATAGCATCTGTTCTCATGCAAAAGGACGTGTTCCATTCACATTTGTCACTTTGCTTGAGCTGCAATAAGTTGTTAGGTTATCAAGATGGATTCCATGATGCACGTGATAGATAAAAATGTTCCAGTGTGTCTTTCCTTATCAAGAGGGAGAATACTAGAAACTGAAATTTAAGTTTGTTTGGTCCAAGTTTGGCCTAATACTTGTGCCTGTTAGCAAAACATGCAAGCTGGACACAAGCACTCTGTGGAGTGGGCTCGGCCTTGGAGCAGTGTCATTTCTTTACCCTCTTTTGCCACTTGAAACTGCACCTGTGGTCTTGCATCTCGGTTTAATTTGATCTGATCCCGTATAGATGTCTACTTCAACAGGAATATTGTGAGAAACGCTTTATGGCATCAAAACTGATTGTAATATACCATGGGAAGAAACGGGAAAAGGATACAGCAATGCTCATTGAATCATTACCTCTAAGACCGTCTAacccaaccagcagcccatcacaCCACGcctatgtccctcagtgctacatccacacagctcttgaacacctacaaggatggtgactctaccaccttcctgggcagccagcCCAATGATCTGCGATAGATACATCTCAGTCAGTcctatgtatatatacatgtatatccATCTCTGTAATGGAACTGTGTGCTGGCACTTCACCTGCCAGACGAATACTTAGCGATGGTCCTCCTCGCCTCCAGAGGGCGCCCCCAACACCCCAGCCAAGGGCGCAGCGGCCTCCGGGCGTGGCCCACCTCCCGCGGCCTGCCCAACTCCGGCTCCGCGCTCCGCCAGCTCTCCGGCCTCGCTCCGAGCGCCCGCGGCTATGTTGCCCGCCCGCGGGCCGGCCCTGTGCTCCGCGTTGCGGCGGGCGGCGCCCTGCGGCTTCGCCTCTTTCCACTgcaccgcccgccgcccccgcggCGCCCGCGTCGCTGTGGTGAGTTAGGTGGGGGAAAGGCACAGCGCAGCAGGGGGAGGAAGTTGGGTTTGCGCTCTGGCAGCGCTTATCCGGCTCCGTTCCCGTGCTGGTGAAAGGGTAACAGAGCTCGGTGCGGGGGTGGTAGTGGGAGGGCCTGGCTGGGAGGAGCCGAGTTGAACTGTAAAGCGATAAAGCTGCTTGGAACCGGGCAACTCGGAGAGAGCCAGGTCATGGTGGGTATTTATGTAAAACTgggcttctgtgctgcctgTAGTTAAGTTCTTTGTGTAGAAAAAGGTATTGGCATAGCAGAAGAGACCGGTGCTTtagtatagaatcatagtattGTTAGTATtgaaagaccactaagaccatctaTTCCAACCCAtcacaccatgcccactgcccatgcccctcagtgccacatctacacagttCTTGAGAGCCTATATCGATGGTGACTAAcatgtccctgggcagcctgtgccactgcctcactgctcctGAGAAGAAGCAGTgcctaatatccaacctgataCTCCATTCCCTCTCTTCGTATTGCTGTTACCAGGGAGTAGAGGTCAAcccccatctcaccacaacctGCTTTCAGGTGTTTAGAGAGAGCAAAAAGGTCTCTGAGCCTCATCTCCAGaatgaacaatcccagctccttcaccCACTCCCCGTAAGTTCtgtgctcttctctggacacactgcAGGGCCTcgctgtctttcttgtagtgatgAGCCCAGAATTttgaacacagcactgaaggCACAGCCTCTCCAGTGCCGAATatagagggatgatcacctccctagtcctgctggcaacactattttttttatacaaGCCAGGATTTTAAGGAGTTTCAGGGGCATTTATCAAGTGTTGCGTACAGAAGATAAGCACAGGACAGTGGCTTTTGTATGTATTCATTCTGTGCTTACcaaaagatgaaatgaaaacataagaAGTAAAGATCACTTGTAAATATCAGGGCAATGAAACAGGGACAACAAAACAATGCTGGTCTGATCTAGTGAAGTGGTGGTGGGACATCAAGTCTGATAGCAGAGAACTGGAAGTGGTGAGCTGAAAGCCCCTCCAAATCCCATGTTTCTAACTAAGACGGTTACGGTTGAGTTTCTGTTCATGTATCTGTGATAAGTAAGCTTTCATGTTGCAAAAAGACCAGGGTAAAGCcaggagggaaggggggaaaataGACACTCTTCAACTGGATTTTTTCCTTggagaaaacagaatcaaaacTCATAAGTGTTCATTTATATACTTTCAAGAGCcctttggatttttgtttgtttgttcttacaaccttttttaattttttttttatttttttattttttttcctcttttctttgtgaaagatTCCCTCCAGCCATACAAGAACAGCttattgctttgtgcttttttaatctcctttgTGTATAAGCAAACTTAAAGTAGTATTGCCATGGTAATAAAATGTAGTCAGTGTTTCATAATTGTTTTGAGAGTGATTTAACTATTAATCTGTGATTTGGATCCTCAGACAAAATGCAGTGGCAGGTAATATAGCTGGTCCTAAGTGCCATAAGTGCGCTTCTAACTCGCTTGGGTTTGATGTACATCTAGGTAAGAAAGTGTTTCGCACCTTAACGACACTTGATACATTGGATGAATGGCACTCAAAATAACCCACTGCATTCATGATAATACTGTGCCAGTTTATAAACTCCAAGGAACAAGTACAGGAGCAAATAAATAGACTCTGGTTCTCTTCGAGTCCTGGGTGTCTGGGGTGGGTAGCTAAAAATAGGGAATGCCAGTTCTGCTGTATGTCAGATGGCGGTGCTGGGATTAATAGTGTGATGTTGGCTGGCTTGGCAAAGAGTTTGTCCTGAAGTTATTTCAatcctcctatttatttcatttaaaacctAAGAAGAACCGTAGAAACTTTTGTATCACTTGAAGTGCTTAATTTTCCTACTGCAGGTCTTGTCTGGCTGCGGTGTCTACGATGGCACAGAAATCCACGAGGCTTCTGCGTAAGTTACCTGGTGAAACTGTGGGCTCAAAAGAAGTCTGCTTGACATTAGAGCACCCCACTGAATTCGTTTCTGCAATCTGTGGCGTTGAACTTTCTCTGAAAGACGTAGAGTGGTTTTCCTTCAGAGTTTTGTCATGGTTTGTGAAGCTTTTGTCAGAGCATTCTTGCTGCATGATCCCTGTCCAAAgatgcagagcactgcaggtgGTGCCAGAGCTACGAGTTAGagactgtttttccttcagaaacagaaattcagattcCCAGAATCAATTTCAGCGGAGATAAATAGGGACTTAGTTTTGTAATTGTCTGGAGTTTTCATTCCTGGGGCTAAATTCTTCACTGTTAAATGTTAATTCACAAGTTGAGTTGTTAACTATTTGTTAATAAGAGATCTTTCACCTAGATTGAGTGTGTTCTCAGTGTTGTCTGGAGGGGAGCACTGAGCAAAGAAACTTGTCTCTAGCTTTCCTGACCCATCCTCTAGCCTGACTTTCTGTTCTACTCTGAACCTTGGTGTTACATGGAGGGATTTTGCTCCCTCTTTTGCTCCTACTTTGGTAGgatgtgtttctctttttttcaaagTCAGGTGGGATATTTCTAGGAAGACCTACAGGATAGATAAAGCCTCTCTCCTAAGGTTTTCAGcgtattttgtttctgttttcctagcGTACTGGTACACCTCAGTCGTGGGGGAGCTGAGGTTCAGATGTATGCTCCAGATGTTCCTCAGATGCATGTTGTTGACCACAGTAAAGGACAACCAGCTGAAGCTGAATCAAGGTAAAGCCATGCTGATGTGATTTCTGTGACCCCTGGGTCTCCACCTGAGGTGTTTTTCAGAGGCAGCAGCCTGTGACTGAACTGGGAGCGTCTTGCTGGCTGGCTTTAACAGCTTAATGCTAGCCGGTGCTTTGTTGGgtattaaaaagtaataattctGGAGGTGATTATACATGGCCTCTTAATACCAGTGTTTCCTGGTGGTATTTCAAAAGCATCTATAACTTTGGTTATTAAGTGGCACATTTCTcgcttcctcccttcccctgcccAAACTTTCCTTATGCTCTTTTGTGTGCAAATGTTTCATTCATGTCATTGTGTTATTTTTGGTCCTTCAAGGAATGTTTTAGTGGAATCTGCAAGGATCGCTCGTGGCAAAATCAATAACCTGGCTAAACTTACGACAGTGGACCATGATGCTGTGATATTTCCTGGTGGATTCGGGGCTGCTAAAAACTTGTGAGTGCCAATTAAATATTAGATTCCTTCTTTGTAATTCACACGGTAAAATCAAGGAGTAATAAATGGCCTTTTTTAACACACAAGCAACTGCTACTTAATAAGGAAAACTCTATTCTCATGTTGAAGTGAGTGCTGTTTGTGATGGTTTCCAGTTATAATTCTTAATGGCGCTAGCAATATCGGTGAGAATTGTAGGATGATGCACAAAAAGTACTTTTCCCCCTGCCTTTGTGATAATTCTTTTTGAGGTTGACTGAGGCAAGTGAAGGTAAAGCTTCATTAGCTACAGATGCTGGTAGTGtcatccttcttttccttcatggCAAAACATACTTGCATTGGTAACTATAAAACAATAactagttaaaaaataaagtaaaaaatgaactaaaaaataatgatgtgtGAACCACATGGAATTCTAATTGTTATTTTGTTGGCTTTGAGAAATTTgactcttattttctttatggaTTTTTCTGTGTCAACATTGCTGTTCTTCTCAGTAATCCTAGAAAGCTAATCTAATACTCCTTTTATCTAGGTGCTTACTTTAAATAAGTAGCTGTATGGCATACTAAAACCTTAGAAGTGAATCATTTGGACTAACCTGTTACTGATTAACTGCAGCATTGATCAGCTTTTTCAGGAAGTATGATGTTTGTACCATCCTCAAGAGGCAGGAGTCAGATAGATATCCTGAACTGTAGATTTATGGTATGGTGTGCATAAAGTTTCTTACTGTGGCAGATCTACGTTTGCTGTTGATGGGAAGGATTGCAAGGTGAACAGAGAAGTTGAACGTGTCCTGAAAGACTTCCACAAAGCGGGCAAACCTATTGGGTATGTATGTTGATCAGATAGGGGCATTTGTTTGTGCATGGAGACCAAGTGTGCTTTGTGGAAATGTGCGTCTCTTATGCTGGagctaggaaaacaaaacagctttttttattttatcagttGTATCTTGTTtttaagatgctttttttttcaaggtgtgtgtgtgggggggctTGTTTGTGAAAGAAGAGACTAAGAAAATGTTGAGTGGACATTGCTTTGCTATAGCTTTCAGATGTGTAAGACTGCATCCATTTGAATATTTCCAGTCATGACCAAGTTTTGAAAGGCTGCCATCACAAAATTGTTTTTGTAATTCCCTTTGTTGTAGTCTTTGCTGCATTTCACCTGTGTTGGCAGCCAAAGTTCTTTCTGGTGCTGAAGTAACTGTGGGCcatgaagaggaggaaggtggCAAGTGGCCTTATGCTGGAACGGCAGGTGCCATTAAAGAGCTGGGAGGAAAGCACTGTGTGAAGGAAGTAACTATATCCTTTCCTGTTAATTGCTACACAAAGAGTTTAGTGATGTGTCACTATGGTAATGAATATGTGCAGGATCTGTGCTTTTCCGCTAGCACTGTAGTTTAGCGGGAATGTATGGTTTGTTGTTAGTTACCTTTGAGATAcgtatttttgcttttcctgaaggCTAAACCTCTGTTAAAACTGTACTCAGAGAGAGGCATTTTATTGCAGTCAGTTAAGTTCCATGCGCTTTCTTATGCTTCTTGGTGATGTCATTCCTACAGATTGCTGTTGTGGTGTTTGCGTTTCTGACAATATAGTTTCTACTCAGGTTATAGGTTGCAGCTGAACAGTATCAAGTACTTGAAGGTGTCCATTTATGGGATAGTAGAGCTCTAAGGTTATGTCAGTGATGATTTACTTTGCAGGTAGCATCTGCAAGTGAGTTGCAGGCTGTGTTTTCCTTAACTTCTTTTTACGAAGCTCACGTGgatacaaaaaacaaagtggTGACTACCCCAGCATTTATGTGTGAAACAGAATTACATAACATCTTTGATGGCATTGGGGCCATGGTGAAGAACGTGCTAAAATTAACTGGCAAATAAAACGTCTACTTCTGATGTAAAAACCAGAAATGTTTAAGTTTAGGGTATAGAACTAACAGCAGTATGGACCAATGGAAgtatttttatctgcttttcctGTTCACAGTCTGATAATCTCTTTTATGAAGCTGATTgactcccagctgtgctgtagGGTTTTTGTGAAAGGGCT
The sequence above is a segment of the Excalfactoria chinensis isolate bCotChi1 chromosome 1, bCotChi1.hap2, whole genome shotgun sequence genome. Coding sequences within it:
- the GATD3 gene encoding glutamine amidotransferase-like class 1 domain-containing protein 3, mitochondrial, whose protein sequence is MLPARGPALCSALRRAAPCGFASFHCTARRPRGARVAVVLSGCGVYDGTEIHEASAVLVHLSRGGAEVQMYAPDVPQMHVVDHSKGQPAEAESRNVLVESARIARGKINNLAKLTTVDHDAVIFPGGFGAAKNLSTFAVDGKDCKVNREVERVLKDFHKAGKPIGLCCISPVLAAKVLSGAEVTVGHEEEEGGKWPYAGTAGAIKELGGKHCVKEVTEAHVDTKNKVVTTPAFMCETELHNIFDGIGAMVKNVLKLTGK